One stretch of Cryptosporidium parvum Iowa II chromosome 3, whole genome shotgun sequence DNA includes these proteins:
- a CDS encoding TBC domain containing protein (transcripts identified by EST), protein MTDFEVFENDEYYSKIEDSSFIDFFEYLKGNPKQNFIKYTENVCNVKYVQGKNENILDIPRLKWMILLRIIPVDFFSLSIHDCYKKIHELLEMERSNYSRSFNKNKLDISKVTSMDPLKFHPLSQIANNPWNEQHKNGELLDEIWKDVTRTYSERQLFSDSNTRQLLQRILFTWTRENPDLGYKQGMNEIAAILFLINHSQKIVDNRVYSNGLESKNEYNGDNFSLEHIFRSDSIEADTYIMFNSVMNVFGLKYMFKSTYNECNSNDNNSMKNDDSNKPPIVHRCINIYGILEKVDYELFIHLYREHEIEPQLIFLRWIRLLFSREFSDLNNSIIIWEGIFCDALQNGKFSNSEILMDGSAKGRKNINKEVCEAVESSLPIVNFIAISILLARRSAIVNSDFNHTLKLIVNQSNLSISPLEILSNAKSLCYTVSAENECLNSPKLLSGSAFDDKNYKKVLLSNQRSHFFEHRDIHYSQIRCNLNSEPELNSNAPKLNESLLEITKNLYNSAKDIKDIEQVKCNVVSSCRELLRICKILQEKNI, encoded by the coding sequence ATGACAGATTTTGAAGTTTTTGAGAATGACGAGTACTATTCAAAAATCGAAGATTCAAGCTTTAtagatttttttgaatatttgaaagGTAATCCAAAACaaaactttattaaatataccGAAAATGTTTGTAATGTAAAATATGTACAaggaaaaaatgaaaatatattggatATCCCACGTCTTAAGTGGATGATTCTACTCAGAATTATCCCtgttgattttttttcgCTTTCAATTCATGATTGctataaaaaaattcacGAATTACTAGAAATGGAGAGAAGCAATTATTCTCGCTcttttaacaaaaataaattagataTTAGTAAAGTTACTTCAATGGACCCTTTAAAGTTTCATCCTCTATCTCAGATTGCTAATAACCCGTGGAATGAACAACACAAAAATGGTGAATTATTAGATGAAATTTGGAAAGACGTCACAAGAACCTATTCTGAACGACAACTTTTTTCTGACTCAAATACGAGACAACTTTTGCAAAGAATATTGTTCACATGGACACGCGAGAACCCTGATCTGGGATACAAGCAGGGAATGAATGAAATTGCTgcaattttatttttgataaatcACAGTCAGAAAATTGTTGATAATAGAGTTTATTCTAATGGTCTAGAGTCAAAGAATGAATACAATGGAGATAATTTCAGTTTAGAACACATTTTTAGGAGCGATTCAATAGAAGCAGATACTTATATTATGTTTAATTCTGTTATGAATGTTTTTGGTTTAAAATATATGTTTAAATCCACATACAATGAGTGTAAttcaaatgataataattcaatgaAAAACGATGATTCGAATAAACCTCCGATAGTACATAGatgtataaatatttatggCATTTTAGAAAAGGTAGATTATGAGCTGTTTATTCATCTATATAGAGAGCATGAAATTGAACCCcaacttatttttttaagatGGATTAgacttttattttctagAGAATTTTCCgatttgaataattcaattataatTTGGGAAGGCATCTTTTGTGATGCCCTTCAAAATGGGAAATTCTCTAATAGCGAAATTTTAATGGATGGTTCTGCAAAAGggagaaaaaatataaataaagagGTCTGTGAAGCAGTTGAATCATCTTTACCAATAGTAAATTTTATTGCTATTTCAATACTACTTGCAAGAAGAAGTGCAATAGTAAACTCTGACTTTAACCATACgttgaaattaatagttAATCAATCAAACTTATCTATTAGTCCacttgaaatattatcGAACGCAAAATCACTATGCTACACTGTTTCTGCTGAAAACGAGTGCTTAAATTCGCCTAAATTATTAAGTGGCTCAGCTTTTGATGATAAAAACTACAAAAAGGTCCTATTATCCAATCAAAGAAGCCATTTTTTTGAACATAGAGACATACATTATTCTCAAATAAGGTGTAACTTAAATTCAGAGCctgaattaaattcaaatgcGCCTAAACTTAATGAAAGCTTATTAGAAATCACTAAGAATTTGTACAACAGTGCAAAGGATATTAAAGATATCGAGCAAGTTAAGTGCAATGTAGTTAGTTCATGTAGGGAATTACTTAGAATTTGTAAAATCttacaagaaaaaaatatttaa
- a CDS encoding ribosomal RNA assembly protein mis3/dribble/Krr1p. KH domain, whose amino-acid sequence MLEMSVGTPMENQEIISKKRRYRKDKPWDTDDIDHWNVPKLTPEDNPHGLLEESSFAVLFPKYREKYLRDIWPDIRNALKAHHIKCELDLVEGSITVRTTGKTWDPFIIIRARDMVKLLSRSVPFHQAVRILGEGEDDNNLGCDIIKIGHRNKEKMVKRRQRLVGPNGSTLKAIELLTNCYVLVQGQTVSVIGSYKSLKLVRRIVEDCMNNIHPVYHIKELMIKRELEKDERLRGENWDRFLPKFKNKCVKRKVKKQIKKKNKSIFPPEPTPRKEDMLLETGEYFYSELERKAKQIKERISEQKEKKNEKHMEREKMYIPPNEKLFLKNKTSNQNEINYKTFGQNSEKYKNNLSNFVV is encoded by the coding sequence ATGTTAGAGATGAGTGTAGGTACTCCAATGGAAAATCAAGAgattatttctaaaaaaagaagGTATAGAAAGGATAAGCCGTGGGATACCGATGATATTGATCACTGGAACGTTCCTAAATTAACACCTGAAGATAATCCTCATGGACTTTTAGAAGAAAGTAGTTTTGCAGTGCTATTTCCAAAATATCgtgaaaaatatttacgTGATATTTGGCCAGATATACGTAATGCCCTGAAAGCCCATCATATTAAATGCGAGCTTGATTTAGTAGAAGGATCTATTACTGTAAGAACGACAGGCAAGACTTGGGACCCGTTTATTATTATACGCGCTAGAGATATGGTAAAGCTCTTATCAAGAAGCGTACCATTTCACCAAGCAGTTCGAATTCTAGGTGAGGGGGAGGATGATAACAATCTTGGCTGTGACATAATAAAAATCGGGCATAGGAATAAGGAGAAGATGGTTAAAAGACGTCAGAGACTAGTAGGCCCAAATGGATCTACATTAAAAGCTATTGAATTGCTAACAAATTGCTACGTGTTAGTTCAAGGTCAAACAGTTAGTGTAATTGGGTCATATAAAAGCTTAAAGCTCGTGCGCCGAATAGTAGAAGATTGTATGAATAATATACACCCAGTCTACCATATCAAAGAACTCATGATAAAGAGagaattagaaaaagatgaaagATTAAGAGGAGAAAATTGGGATCGGTTTTTaccaaaatttaaaaacaaaTGTGTAAAGAGGAAGGTGaagaaacaaattaaaaagaaaaacaagTCAATATTCCCACCTGAGCCTACTCCTAGAAAAGAAGATATGTTACTCGAAACTGGTGAGTACTTTTATAGTGAATTGGAAAGAAAAGCtaaacaaattaaagaaagaatatcTGAgcaaaaagagaaaaaaaatgaaaaacaTATGGAAAGAGAAAAGATGTATATTCCTCCGAATGAAAAAttgtttttaaaaaataaaacaagTAACCAAAAcgaaattaattataaaactTTTGGGCAGAATTCCGAGAAATACaagaataatttatcaaattttgtTGTTTAG
- a CDS encoding conserved COOH terminal-specific cysteine rich domain: MNRNSIISQCNVDPTVFFYYSGNNFHKKLGLYFIDDFTYENINKIFEHTNESKLTFTPAIGEISDPIFSGETSIEYSSEFFPRFSWSKNDTFGAFTTGISREIKILYLNKGQLQISEEIHTPDYFCSCLELNNYVNFHLLASSNIKYFNSQNFAQGIISIIDSNTKQNIVNYHKGSSFERLNNISGYPNNVKWINSNCLVSGWKLCNYSSQLHFYDIRAKDAIFATNIMTNCNELLAVSQTGGNYLLSSNLNNIICIFDIRFMKNEPRQNIIQTLNCIYFNDNEINDIQWFPNGELNISIYTNDGIFIAELNKEINSHISFEAYKSDNRFENIYWNENLIKHYKPLSLKEDFSDTFCWVNYFGGSNNKHSLVYTTSESAYLLSNLEIKINSFPTFRISPLDSHSIDTKHKPQKINYRVSNSPKLFGYSWIPYRIIKYYKNDKKIEEYNCIELLRRLENINSTEARNLVINQNDQKKLIDIGIFPLALNNLTNIIKIIKSASHAFNYLSTLPNRIIHWKDILRQFNKQGLFSGENVSVLDKLMLPGIRDLVYIFKLEAGNSDISTQLRFINVKYEDLENKSSKCLNMRENFHHIEIFCSPFREKLINLFGVSSFIIETPIFIDNNDPIQLESFLITFFWNCITLQYQNFISHGDKLSNILDNFIDNENKLLKSSFLKNIKLFFNSAGIFISNLYSSEELNKISLSRKDIQFYYYSIISTSEHLLDEDYYLPIWNSNIHFESSLQLSIRFIVAFSKFINIHDQNKQFSSYLLDELLIPSMRINSYIYIPANLLLLIGIYYLPLEEICNLIEIIIRKMAQNGFLDGISILGFNTFTDETFLLRSFPDNYNSEQFETFLGNFNLNENLDSIFLEPENNINKNFGYNLSSQVFLNLIFRKYLSLSFGDIQTVALIGSCIPNLSGGLKKNMELLKICIDEYKDLLKNNSLIYYLIYSSNIIGLLKNGSKSAKFTYNNVSGILYELNILRSSYYKMIHIDQDQLKPLLPTGNILFCYYCEQPLCQAYFEQSCFFEKSNSNMDCNSIISQSFNTDLSEVQLDKKEIVFKNIYNRDYQVGYSLRWTSSNKSSINSLIQPEAIQSLELSSMILNCPNKYCNKPLPRCVICLTEMSINVISNSINDDAAQKDCTQQCNYNKLSKWYTWCLHCHHGGCFKHISEWFECFDECPVPECNCWCNSVDRWHKL; the protein is encoded by the coding sequence ATGAACAGAAACTCGATAATATCTCAATGCAACGTTGATCCCACTGttttcttctattattCAGGTAATAACTTCCACAAAAAATTGggattatattttattgatgATTTTACCTacgaaaatattaataaaatttttgaaCACACAAATGAGTCAAAACTAACTTTTACTCCAGCTATTGGTGAAATATCAGACCCAATTTTTTCCGGAGAAACATCTATTGAATATTCATCCGAATTTTTCCCAAGATTTTCCTGGAGCAAAAACGATACTTTTGGTGCATTTACAACTGGTATTTCTCGcgaaataaaaatattgtatttGAACAAGGGGCAACTCCAAATTTCAGAAGAGATTCATACTCCTGATTACTTTTGTTCTTGTCTTGAACTAAATAATTATgtaaattttcatttattggcttcttccaatattaaatatttcaattctcaaaatttcGCTCAAGGaattatttctataatCGATTCCAACACTAAACAAAACATTGTAAATTATCATAAAGGTTCTAGCTTCGAAAgacttaataatatttccgGATATCCTAATAATGTTAAGTGGATAAACTCCAACTGCTTGGTTTCTGGCTGGAAGCTTTGTAATTATTCAAGCCAATTGCATTTTTACGACATACGAGCTAAAGATGCAATTTTTGCTACCAATATTATGACCAATTGTAATGAACTCCTAGCAGTTAGCCAAACTGGAGgtaattatttactttcCAGTAACTTAAATAACattatttgtatatttGATATAAGGTTTATGAAAAATGAACCAagacaaaatattattcaaacaTTAAACTgcatttattttaatgataatgagATCAACGATATACAGTGGTTTCCAAATGGAGAACtcaatatttcaatttataCTAATGATGGGATCTTTATTGCAGagttaaataaagaaataaactCACATATATCTTTTGAAGCATACAAGTCAGATAATCgttttgaaaatatctattggaatgaaaatttaatcAAGCATTACAAGCCATTAAGTCTTAAAGAAGATTTCAGCGATACATTTTGTTGGgttaattattttggaGGAAGTAACAATAAACATTCATTAGTATACACAACTTCTGAGTCTGCATAtcttttatcaaatttagaaattaaaattaattcttttccTACCTTTCGAATTTCTCCACTGGATTCTCATTCAATAGATACGAAACATAAGCctcaaaaaattaattacaGGGTTTCAAATTCTCCAAAATTGTTTGGTTACTCATGGATTCCATATAGGATAATAAAATActataaaaatgataagAAAATTGAAGAGTACAACTGCATAGAGTTATTGAGAAGACTTGAGAACATAAATTCAACAGAAGCTAGAAATTTGGTCATTAATCAAAATGATCAGAAAAAGTTAATTGATATTGGAATTTTCCCATTAGCATTAAATAACTTaactaatattataaaaattattaaatctgCTTCTCATGCATTTAATTACTTATCAACTTTACCTAATCGAATTATTCATTGGAAAGATATTTTGAGGCAATTTAACAAGCAAGGCCTATTTAGTGGTGAAAACGTGTCTGTTTTAGATAAATTAATGTTACCAGGAATCAGAGACTtagtttatatttttaagttGGAAGCAGGGAATAGTGATATATCTACCCAGCTgagatttattaatgtCAAGTATGAagatttagaaaataagtCTTCTAAATGCTTGAATATGAGAGAAAATTTTCATCacattgaaatattttgttcTCCTTTTAGAGAGAagttaataaatctttttgGAGTATCctcatttattattgaaacGCCTATCTTTATAGACAATAATGACCCAATTCAATTagaatcatttttaatCACATTTTTTTGGAACTGCATTACACTTCAATACcagaattttatttctcACGGTGATAAGCTATCAAATATTCttgataattttattgataatgaaaataagcTACTCAAATCctcttttttaaaaaatattaagttgttttttaattctgCTGGGATTTTTATTTCGAATTTATATTCTTCAGAAGAactaaataaaatttctttaagcAGAAAAGATATTCAGTTCTACTActattcaattatttcaacAAGCGAACATTTACTAGATGAAGATTATTACTTGCCTATTTGGAACAGCAACATTCATTTTGAATCTAGTCTTCAACTTTCAATAAGATTTATTGTTGcattttccaaatttattaatatccaTGATCAAAACAAGCaattttcttcatatttATTGGATGAACTATTAATTCCTTCCATGAGAATAAActcttatatttatattccTGCTAATTTGTTACTTTTGATtggaatttattatttaccTTTGGAGGAAATTTGTAACTtgatagaaataattataagaAAAATGGCTCAAAATGGTTTTTTAGATGGAATATCAATTTTAGGGTTTAATACATTTACTGATGAAACATTTTTGTTAAGAAGTTTTCCTGATAACTACAACTCTGAACAATTTGAAACCTTTCTCGGGAATTTCAATTTGAACGAAAATCTTGATTCGATATTTTTAGAGccagaaaataatataaataaaaattttggtTATAATTTGAGCTCTCAAgtatttcttaatttaatttttcgCAAATATTTATCTCTTTCATTTGGAGATATTCAAACAGTTGCATTAATTGGATCGTGTATTCCTAATCTCTCTGGTGgtctcaaaaaaaatatggaattattaaagatttgcATTGATGAATACAAAGatttattgaagaataactctttaatatattatctaATTTATAGCTCAAACATAATCGGCCTTTTAAAAAATGGATCTAAATCCGCAAAATTTACTTATAATAATGTATCGGGCATACTTTATGAGCTTAATATCCTAAGATCGAGTTACTATAAAATGATTCATATTGACCAGGATCAATTAAAGCCACTATTACCAACTGggaatatattattttgctATTATTGCGAGCAGCCATTATGCCAAGCATATTTCGAGCAGAGTTgcttttttgaaaaaagcAATTCGAACATGGATtgtaattcaataatttctcaATCATTCAATACAGACCTTTCTGAAGTTCAATTAgacaaaaaagaaatagtttttaagaatatttataatagaGACTATCAGGTAGGATATTCGTTACGTTGGACAAGCAGTAATAAATCAAGTATAAATAGTTTAATTCAACCTGAAGCTATTCAAAGTTTGGAGTTATCATCTATGATCTTAAACTGCcctaataaatattgtaaCAAACCTCTACCAAGATGCGTAATTTGTTTGACAGAAATGTCTATCAATGTGATTAGTAATTCAATCAATGATGACGCTGCGCAAAAGGACTGTACTCAACAAtgtaattataataaattgagTAAATGGTATACTTGGTGTTTGCATTGCCACCATGGCGGATGTTTTAAACATATCAGTGAATGGTTTGAGTGTTTTGATGAATGCCCTGTACCGGAGTGCAATTGTTGGTGTAATTCAGTAGATCGTTGGCACAAATTATAA
- a CDS encoding hypothetical protein (hypothetical protein with possible plasmodium ortholog and cryptosporidium paralog) codes for MRNIDFFEIFKRLDINYTNKQVNSCSSINLKKDSIQQEVNSKENQPPESGGYKHRENDGIYLDINFNSNSIALQPCIAIKEKSFRLPIFELTYDFQMPNTTYQVKQNSRLYEEIYSLVYANYSNIIINEITPSRKIKISETKPIFEISEKEGNQYSIFWDDEDIKSNSSILLGEFTGLLYNDEKKYYNKYSFKLPNVSNEELSVILDASHYCNEFAFLKHCRLPFPFDDQRIRPNTQLQWLFIDKWPHLVVLTIPGIEIKQGDELVVDFGNNYHMYYVNSLKTIFKNIIKIKAENTQIFQICTVCRLELEKSIIECKKCIICREYIHDKCGYYYKNSGNSVCCTTCLKKSFNIIFGINKKFDYPFSGTNNSSKDSIISILKIYDGDACEECLSLFRKKDLELERCKSAFFCKLLHEFYQVDKHPDNIDSFYAEYNSKNETEPKSSINMDIKALENIYYIFERLVKYLKDFYDENSVCERLKFESYFSQDNYVGYSNRQSKCLFPDSLIYETWGKSKWKDFIFWDQAKNSWVGLLRPNGIFSRFDCCNKYPTIIESFYETEKWVEQRISETTIPKNLISAILNNSDKGSNCNEKDYSKSQEDIVSHTYYHSPYLPTDLASHPDFKIFSNENGNKYQGNLPPVNETNNLFSMNDNQLLNGKLKNANATHSVESELFSFSNSPEFLLNDIRPRVSTTGYIQCCSPVNRKRRIRSTLPLTSNAAKCPTEWRVRGITWHAERKAFIVPYRRDKDGGLTSTTFGAMKYGSPLTAFLKALEFRENYLKEQATKLPEEIKQPSVICDQALLIRNLPNIIWDSNKLVWRALADEELLCNNNLTHKLTFYTQDIEINAMPYGARIAYEIAEVCYIRRKALLLNSKVNTIKNSSVSRIRNKSNSLEGHGDEYQLILEDQNHLLLPKNSQMDISNSQSSCFKQIRLKIIFPNGEEVIRSDLIAWHFRSNSWIITNMIDGSTSNQTKNISFLNYSDSNIKQKSLIQSLIYAIECCTSIPPKCQVYVHAEEAESIIDSEDLAELLKPFPTGISWYCKKRRFYTSNGLDSNGRGQHFSIALYGSLISAFNAAIDYRNIFLKNRRKAILPKVEWILCFPVNQCSTNTGSNERISDSDIINNRDIVKELDSCNIYHLSDNYMGSCNDRNIDRINSQISSLNTCISGDSYHSGSDWLQHPTTVSLLDDQIIEPQNDLDNRIMNIELIE; via the coding sequence ATGAGAAATAtagatttttttgaaatttttaaaagattGGATATTAATTATACAAATAAACAAGTAAATTCATGTTCaagtattaatttaaaaaaagacaGTATTCAACAAGAAgttaattcaaaagaaaatcaacCACCTGAAAGTGGTGGATATAAACATCGTGAAAATGATGGAATATATTTAGACATTAACTTCAACTCTAACTCTATTGCACTCCAGCCATGTATCGCAATTAAAGAGAAATCATTCAGATTaccaatatttgaattgaCGTATGATTTTCAAATGCCTAATACTACATACCAAGTTAAACAAAACAGCAGGCTTTATGAAGAAATTTACTCATTAGTATATgcaaattattcaaatatcaTAATTAATGAGATTACTCCTTcgagaaaaataaaaatttctgAAACAAAACCTATTTTTGAAATCTCTGAAAAAGAAGGGAATCAATATTCTATATTTTGggatgatgaagatatcAAATCCAACTCATCAATTTTACTTGGTGAGTTTACTGGATTGCTGTATAATGacgaaaaaaaatactatAACAAGTATTCTTTCAAATTGCCCAATGTTTCAAATGAAGAGTTAAGTGTTATTTTGGATGCGTCTCATTACTGTAATGAATTTGCTTTTCTAAAACATTGTAGGCTCCCCTTTCCATTCGATGATCAAAGAATAAGACCAAACACTCAGTTACAGTGgttatttattgataaatgGCCACATCTTGTTGTATTAACTATTCCTGGAATCGAAATTAAACAAGGCGATGAACTTGTTGTCGATTTTGGGAACAATTATCATATGTATTACGTAAATAGTTtgaaaacaatatttaaaaacatcatcaaaattaaaGCGGAGAATACGCaaattttccaaatttgCACTGTATGTAGACTTGAACTAGAGAAAAGCATTATTGAATGTAAAAAGTGTATAATTTGCCGTGAATACATACATGATAAGTGtggttattattataaaaacaGTGGAAACTCGGTTTGTTGTACTACTTgtttaaaaaaatcttttaatattatctttggcattaataaaaaatttgattatcCCTTCAGCGGAACAAATAATTCGAGTAAGGATTCAATTATTAGTATACTAAAAATTTATGATGGGGATGCATGCGAAGAATGTTTATCATTGTTTCGTAAAAAAGACTTGGAATTAGAAAGATGTAAGTCTGCATTCTTTTGTAAACTACTCCATGAATTTTATCAGGTAGATAAACACCCTGATAATATTGACTCTTTTTATGCAGAATATAATTCCAAAAACGAGACAGAACCAAAGTCAAGCATTAATATGGACATTAAAGCccttgaaaatatttattatatttttgaaagaCTAGTGAAATACTTAAAGGATTTTTATGATGAAAACAGTGTTTGCGAAAgattaaaatttgaatcataTTTTTCCCAAGATAATTATGTTGGTTATTCAAACCGTCAATCAAAATGTTTATTTCCAGATTCGTTAATCTACGAAACATGGGGAAAGTCGAAATGGaaagattttattttttgggATCAGGCAAAAAATTCTTGGGTCGGATTACTAAGACCAAATGGgatattttcaagattcGATTGCTGTAATAAATATCCAACTATAATTGAAAGTTTTTATGAAACAGAAAAGTGGGTAGAACAGAGAATAAGCGAAACTACAATTCcaaagaatttgatttctgcaatattgaataattctGATAAAGGTTCCAATTGTAATGAAAAAGACTATTCTAAAAGTCAAGAAGATATTGTTTCACATACTTATTACCACTCGCCGTATTTACCTACTGATCTAGCATCACACCCAGacttcaaaatattcagCAATGAAAATGGAAACAAGTATCAAGGTAATTTACCTCCAGTCAACGAAACTAATAATCTATTTTCAATGAATGATAATCAGTTATTGAATGGAAAACTCAAGAACGCAAATGCTACTCATAGTGTTGAATCAGAATTGttctcattttcaaattcgcctgaatttttattaaatgataTTAGACCACGTGTTTCTACCACAGGTTATATTCAATGCTGTTCGCCAGTCAACAGAAAACGTAGAATAAGGTCAACTCTCCCCTTAACTTCGAATGCTGCAAAATGCCCAACTGAATGGAGAGTAAGAGGGATCACGTGGCATGCAGAAAGAAAAGCATTTATTGTACCATATAGAAGAGATAAAGATGGTGGGCTTACTTCAACAACTTTTGGTGCAATGAAGTATGGAAGCCCTTTGACTGCATTTTTAAAAGCTTTAGAATTTAGggaaaattatttaaaggaGCAGGCGACAAAGTTACCAGAAGAAATAAAGCAGCCAAGTGTTATTTGTGATCAAGcattattaattagaaatttaCCAAATATAATTTGGGATTCGAACAAACTTGTATGGAGAGCTCTTGCAGATGAGGAACTCCTATGCAATAATAACTTAACACataaattaactttttatACAcaagatattgaaataaacGCAATGCCTTATGGAGCAAGAATTGCATATGAAATAGCCGAAGTTTGCTATATTCGTAGAAAAGCATTACTTCTTAACTCAAAGGTAAATActataaaaaattcatcTGTAAGCCGTATAAGAAATAAGAGTAATTCATTAGAGGGTCATGGAGACGAGTACCAATTGATATTAGAGGATCAAAaccatttattattacctAAAAATTCACAAATGGATATTTCAAACTCGCAAAGCTCTTGTTTCAAACAAATCAGgttgaaaattatttttccaAATGGAGAGGAAGTTATTAGAAGTGACTTGATTGCATGGCATTTTAGGAGTAATTCATGGATAATTACCAATATGATTGATGGAAGTACATCTAATCAAACGAAAAATATTAGTTTCCTCAATTATTCAGATTCCAATATAAAACAGAAATCTCTTATTCAATCATTAATTTACGCAATTGAATGTTGTACATCTATACCTCCAAAGTGTCAAGTATACGTTCATGCAGAGGAAGCTGAGTCAATAATTGATTCTGAAGATCTTGCGGAATTGTTGAAACCTTTCCCAACAGGGATATCGTGGTATTGCAAAAAAAGAAGGTTTTATACATCAAATGGGCTTGATAGTAATGGAAGAGGACAACACTTTAGTATTGCATTATACGGTTCACTTATTTCTGCATTTAATGCCGCAATTGActatagaaatatttttttgaaaaatagGAGAAAGGCTATTTTGCCAAAAGTTGAATGGATTCTATGCTTTCCTGTTAATCAATGTTCAACTAATACAGGTTCAAATGAAAGAATAAGCGATtcagatattattaataatcgAGATATAGTAAAGGAATTGGATAGTTGCAACATTTATCATTTATCCGATAATTATATGGGGAGTTGTAACGATAGAAATATTGATCGAATAAATAGTCaaatatcatcattaaaTACATGTATTTCAGGAGATTCATATCATTCTGGAAGTGATTGGCTTCAACATCCAACAACAGTTTCATTGTTGGACGATCAGATAATTGAGCCACAAAATGATTTGGATAACagaataatgaatattgaattaatagaataa